CGGCCGCTTCGCCGACCGAACTGGGAATCATCTCGCTTCGCGGGGCGGCCGGGATATTGACGGTCCGCCGGCGGACCCACCTCCTACGGCACCGGAGGTGCCGATCGTCCTCATTCGGGGCCTTCCACTACCGCCAAGACTAGGGCCGCCATCCCTTCGGCCCGACCGATGAAGCCCAAACGCTCGGCAGTGGTGGCCTTCACGCTTACCCGGTCCAAAGGAAGGGACAAGGCCCGGGCCAGACTCTCCCGGATCGGAGCATAATACGGAGCCAGAACCGGCCTTTCCGCCAGCAGGGTGCAGTCCACCTGCCGGGGAGAAAACCCGCGTTCCCGAAGGAGGTCGAGCACCTTACGTAATAGTTCCATGGAATCGGCACCGGCATACTCCGGCTCCCCGCTGGGAAAGTACCGGCCGATGTCGCCCAGGGCCGCCGCCCCCAGCAGAGCATCCATGAGGGCGTGAGCCAATACGTCGGCGTCGGAGTGCCCGGCCAAACCCAGGTCCGCGGGCACGGGTACTCCGCCGAGAACCAGCGGCCGACCCCGGACCAGTGGATGCACGTCAATACCCAAACCGAACCTCAGCCCCGGCATTGTTTCCTCCTCACGGCCGACCCCGGCTGCCGGGCGACCAGCGGGTTCTCCACCAACCCTCGGGCCAGGTAGAACTCGGCCAGCGCCAGGTCCTCCGGAGTGGTGATCTTCAGGTTGTGGTAGTCTCCCGGCACCAGCCGCACCGGGTGCCCGAGCCTTTCTACCAGGACGGCGTCGTCGGTACCCAGGAATCCCTCGGCCGCCGCCCGAGCGTGGGCGACCTCAAGCAGGGAACGGGAGAAGACCTGCGGCGTCTGGACCGCTACCAGCTCCTCTCGAGGCAGGGTCTCGATCACCCGGTCCTCTTGCCTGTTCACCCGCTTGATCGTATCCCGCGGCGGAACCGCCGGTACCGCCGCCCCCTGGGGTTCGGCCGCCTCTGTCAACGCCCGAAGCAGGGCCGGCGACGGAAAAGGCCGTGCGCCATCGTGCACGGCCACC
This Clostridia bacterium DNA region includes the following protein-coding sequences:
- the ispD gene encoding 2-C-methyl-D-erythritol 4-phosphate cytidylyltransferase → MPDVAAVVVAAGRGERLGAGGNKAFVRLAGHPLLAYTLAGLEAIPEVRYVAVAVGPGEEELCRELIRAYLFKKVAVVVTGGASRQESVARALRAVDSRYSMVAVHDGARPFPSPALLRALTEAAEPQGAAVPAVPPRDTIKRVNRQEDRVIETLPREELVAVQTPQVFSRSLLEVAHARAAAEGFLGTDDAVLVERLGHPVRLVPGDYHNLKITTPEDLALAEFYLARGLVENPLVARQPGSAVRRKQCRG
- the ispF gene encoding 2-C-methyl-D-erythritol 2,4-cyclodiphosphate synthase, translated to MPGLRFGLGIDVHPLVRGRPLVLGGVPVPADLGLAGHSDADVLAHALMDALLGAAALGDIGRYFPSGEPEYAGADSMELLRKVLDLLRERGFSPRQVDCTLLAERPVLAPYYAPIRESLARALSLPLDRVSVKATTAERLGFIGRAEGMAALVLAVVEGPE